CCTTGAATTAGTCAAGCAAATTGGAAAAAGCTATTTAATCAAGCTATTAGATCCATTAATTCCAGCAACTGCTGGGATTATATTAGCCTTTACCATCCTGCTTATTTTTAGCTTATATGGTCTTTTGACTAAAAAGCACCTCCTTAGCATGAGAAGACTGTGTTTAGCCATGGGGCTTACTTATATCATTTATTTCCTGGGAGTCTTTTTTATGTACGTGAGCTCCATGCCCAAAGATGAAGCCCTGCGTCTCGCTCAATTTGACCGTTATGCCATGACCATCGCTTATGTCTTACTCGGAACCGTTTTTTTTGTAGGGGTTTACTATTTTGATAAGGTTTTTCAAAGGGGAGCGAGTGACTCTCATTTCATTAATATAGTGACCTTATTCTTAATAGTGATCTATCTGGCAGGACTGGGTTCTGATTGGTTAATTGCTGAACACGAGACCATTGCCTTTAAAGAGCGTTCGATTCCTTATCAGTATGAAAAACTGGGCTTAGAGCAGATGAGCTTAAACGATTCACGGATCCTTGTTTTTACCTCGGGAGGCTGGAAAACAGATTTTGCCGGTCGTTATTATTTATATACGCCAAACACCAAGATTTATAACGGAGACCCAGCCATGCTGAAAGATTATGATCAAGTATTGGTTCTTGATGAACTCCCGCAAACTAAAAAGTGGGAGAAAGAACTGACTAAGAAAGAATGGCCTGTTGGTCTGTATACCGTTGATCGTTTCCTTAATGGCAATTAACTTTTAAAGTTATTGTAAGAATCAGTCAAATTCCTATAAAATCAGCTTTTCTCTTGATCAGATATGATATAATTCATCTGTTACTAAAGCGTCAGGAAATGGAGTAATAGAAAATTATGTTATTAAGTGTAATTATTCCAGCTTATAATGTCGAAAGTACCTTGCAACGTGCGGTCGATAGTGTCTTAAGACAAAGCATGAAGGATTTTGAAGTGATCATTGTGGATGACGGGTCTACTGACGGAACCGGTCCACTTTGTGACGCTA
The nucleotide sequence above comes from Aerococcus urinae. Encoded proteins:
- a CDS encoding type 2 periplasmic-binding domain-containing protein; the encoded protein is MWVRQGIAFPEIIVLVAILGWFVVMKGMPLIHFDNYSHWGLVVKYLFTELHLPTDIDQLIYYRSYPPATSLYISYFIYFCGYSQAKMIMGFFLFNMACLYSFFGILNKPAERLNAALIALLWGIFFILDNSVKMNNLLVDNLLAYLTLAAGIYAFRYRKQLGYLITGTLLFTSMINLTKDSGLFFSLLIVLYVTYLIIKNQNLIKKDKLKAFAILFPGAFLSKLGWSLYVKFNYDLSGFKHSSHFNQESLELVKQIGKSYLIKLLDPLIPATAGIILAFTILLIFSLYGLLTKKHLLSMRRLCLAMGLTYIIYFLGVFFMYVSSMPKDEALRLAQFDRYAMTIAYVLLGTVFFVGVYYFDKVFQRGASDSHFINIVTLFLIVIYLAGLGSDWLIAEHETIAFKERSIPYQYEKLGLEQMSLNDSRILVFTSGGWKTDFAGRYYLYTPNTKIYNGDPAMLKDYDQVLVLDELPQTKKWEKELTKKEWPVGLYTVDRFLNGN